In Methanosarcinales archaeon, the DNA window ACCCTATTGAAATGGAAGGGACATTCCCGCTACCTGAAGCCCAACTAGACCGGTTTCTGTTAAAGGTCAACCTGGATTATCCCTCTTTTGAGGAAGAAGCTAAGATAGTTGACAGGTATACCAGAAATATTTTACCAACTGTTGACAGGATAATCACAAAAGACTTACTTCTCAAGCTGCAGGCACTCACCAGGGACATTCCCATTTCAGACGAATTAAAAACACGGGTCATCAAGATAGTAGAAAGAACCAGGACCGATACAGAATATATTGAATTTGGAGCATCACCACGGGCCAGTATCGGACTTATCCTGGCTGCCAAAGCAAAAGCGCTGATAATGAGCCGCAATTATGTAAGTGAAGAAGATGTGCATTCAATGGTATTTCCTGTATTACGGCACAGGATCATCCTGAACTTTGAATCCCAGCGCAAGGGTGTGACCCATGATCAGGTGATCGAGGGAATAATCAAGCACTCAAAGCATCTATCCTGAAAAACGACGTATATTATCCAGATCATGATCTCTACCGATTTCTTACGTGAACTTGACCGGTTTACCTTTTCTGCAAGAAAGAGGGTATCAAACCAATACACAGGAGCGCGCCGTTCTACCAAGATCGGAAGAGGGACCGATGCGTATGGATTCCGTGAGTATGAAAAAGGGGATGATTTCAAGACAATTGATTGGAGGGTTTATGCCCGTTCTGAAAAACTGTATGTCAGGCAGTTTGAAGAATACAGGGACATGACTACTCATATACTGCTGGATGTTAGCGGTAGCATGGAATATCCATCAGAAGGAACTAAAAAATACGATTATGCTGCCATGCTGGCAATTGGATATTCTTATCTGGTGATGAAAGAGAATGAAAAATTCGCAATATCCACTTTTTCCGATGAGTTAAATGTATCCAGACCTGGAAGGGGAAGAATAAACCTTATGTCAGCCATTGATCTGCTAAATACCAAAAACCCTGGTGGACGCACAGGATTCTGGAATTCCATAGATCATTATAGCAGGCT includes these proteins:
- a CDS encoding MoxR family ATPase — its product is MNKDIPDLSDTYHHSGEIFKSIYDEIGKVVVGQKDAITQILIAILCDGHALIESNPGLGKTLTVSTLSQILDLKFSRIQCTPDLMPSDITGTYVVEERGGRKEFRFEPGPVFTNILLADEINRASPKTQSALLESMQEKQVTVGNETFTLDRPFFVLATQNPIEMEGTFPLPEAQLDRFLLKVNLDYPSFEEEAKIVDRYTRNILPTVDRIITKDLLLKLQALTRDIPISDELKTRVIKIVERTRTDTEYIEFGASPRASIGLILAAKAKALIMSRNYVSEEDVHSMVFPVLRHRIILNFESQRKGVTHDQVIEGIIKHSKHLS
- a CDS encoding DUF58 domain-containing protein; the encoded protein is MISTDFLRELDRFTFSARKRVSNQYTGARRSTKIGRGTDAYGFREYEKGDDFKTIDWRVYARSEKLYVRQFEEYRDMTTHILLDVSGSMEYPSEGTKKYDYAAMLAIGYSYLVMKENEKFAISTFSDELNVSRPGRGRINLMSAIDLLNTKNPGGRTGFWNSIDHYSRLIKSKSRVIIISDFLVPLDDIRLALFRMGRHDLIVIQVLDPSEIELSTLGAVKLHDLETSEQLFTDINNFLVSEHKEEFESHISAIKTECNRLDADFFSFSTDLPIFEAIYRTIHGR